In a genomic window of Brassica rapa cultivar Chiifu-401-42 chromosome A10, CAAS_Brap_v3.01, whole genome shotgun sequence:
- the LOC103844831 gene encoding cytochrome b5, producing the protein MASEKKVLGFEEVSQHNKTKDCWLIISGKVYDVTPFMDDHPGGDEVLLSSTGKDATNDFEDVGHSDTARDMMEKYYIGEIDSSTVPATRTYVAPVQPAYNQDKTPEFIIKILQFLVPILILGLALVVRQYTKKE; encoded by the exons AAGAAGGTTCTAGGTTTCGAAGAAGTTTCGCAGCACAACAAAACCAAGGATTGTTGGCTTATTATCTCCGGCAAG GTCTATGATGTGACCCCTTTCATGGATGATCATCCCGGTGGCGATGAAGTGTTATTGTCCTCAACAG GGAAAGATGCTACGAATGACTTTGAAGACGTTGGTCACAGCGACACCGCGAGGGATATGATGGAGAAGTACTACATTGGCGAGATTGATTCGTCTACTGTTCCAGCGACAAGGACATACGTTGCACCAGTGCAACCCGCGTACAACCAAGACAAGACACCAGAATTCATCATCAAGATCCTTCAGTTCCTTGTTCCAATCTTGATTTTGGGTCTTGCTCTCGTCGTCCGTCAGTATACCAAGAAAGAGTAG